The bacterium DNA window ATATGCAGCCTGCATACATTTTCATCCTTCGTTGTGACTATCTATGGTCATGAGAGTTATTCTGGTTAAAAACAAATCCGCGTAAATCCGCGTTCTATTGAATCTTGTGAAAAGATCGGGTGCTCAGGCTTTCAGGAAGTTTTTCCGGCGGTAGAGGAAATAGAGGAAAAGCCATTTTACCCCCAGTACGCAGCATGCCTGGAAGAATGGCCGGAAGCTTCCCAGGTTATCGATGAAACCGTGCACGAATACATCGGCGATATCTCCGAAATTGATCACCCGTGAGATAACATAGATTGTGATCGGATTCATTCCTATCACTAC harbors:
- a CDS encoding DUF5009 domain-containing protein, whose amino-acid sequence is VVIGMNPITIYVISRVINFGDIADVFVHGFIDNLGSFRPFFQACCVLGVKWLFLYFLYRRKNFLKA